The genomic stretch CTGGGCCAATTACTCTgctagctgtgtgtccttgggcaggtaacttaacctctctgaacacctgttttcttccttataaatGGGGCCACTACTTTAGACCTCAGTGGGCTGTTACATGAGTCTGCATAAAGCACTTTTTAGGCCACAATAAAATGTTCTCGGTATTATCAAGGTAAATAAAGTGCCGAGGAAAGTAGATGATGGGGTCCTGCCCTTCCCTCCAAGCCCATCTTGCCACTACCCTGGCTCCTACCATGAATAAAGGTCATCCTCAGCGGGTCCTAGGGGCACCCATCGGCCAATGGACCACAGCTTCTGGATCTGGGGGCACGAATTGGCTGGATTCTGGCCTGTGTCCTCCCATGTATCTCGATAGCATAGGAAGTAGCTGGGAGGGGAAGAGAGCAGTGATTAAGAGTGATGGGTTTCCCAGCTTTAATTTTGAGGATGAGGTTGAAACTCATCAGAAGTTGCCCTGAAGTCCTCAGGTAGAGATGTGACCCcccctttaaaattcttttattttgacgGGAGGgtggggtttaaaaaaaaaggtggattggggctgtgactcagtggtagagcacttgcctggcatgtgaggcactggctttgattctcagcactgcacataaataaataaataaagatccattgacaactaaaattgcaaaaaatatataaaaaataaaataaaaaataaaaataggtaggggctggggtgtagcccagtggtagaaccTAGCAtgtgctgggctctgggttccatccccagtgtggGGTTGGGGGAGTCTTTCAAAGGTACTTGGTGTTCTGGTTTTTCACTCTGGTGGCGGTTCAAAGGCCCATACTACTGGTGTTCAGCATAGGAAGGGGAGGACTTTGATTTTGATAAAGTGACTCACTAATCCACATGGGCATCTTGTCCTCGATTGCTGGGCTCTGGGGTGGTTTCCAGGTTCCAGCGCATTTTCTTATAGAGGTATCGGGGGAAGCGGCTGGCGGTGTAGGCGGCTGGGGTACAGTATCTGAAGATGGACACTTCGTGGGAAGGGCTGATGGAGAACCTCCCACAGAAGAAGCAGGAGATGCTGGTAGGAGATAGGCAGGCAGATGAGACTGGACCCAAACTcacccctgccccatccccatCTCCTGCCCTTTTACCTCAGGGGGTCAGTCTCCTCCAGGTCCACGAACCCAAAGGAAGCGTACATGAGGACCAGCTGTTCCAGGCGCAGAGTCAGCTGCTGGGAGATCTCCAACAGCTGCACAGAACGCGGATGGGCGTAATGAGATGGGTGGGCCTGCCAGAAGCAACCCCTTCACCCCCAGGCCTGCTTGGGACCCCCAGAAGGAAGGGGTGCAGGGTCTGGGAAAACATCTCCACACACCCCCTTTCGAACCAGCTCCTGCAAGGCTCCATAGATGGGGGGCACACTCCTCGCAGCAGCCTCCAGGTACAGGAAGTAAGGCTCGCACATCTTTAAGAAGGTGGGCATGGCTTTCGCCAGCTGTTCCTTCTGTACTCGGTCCCTGCTAAAGGGAGAAGGGGGCCTTTACCTGGCACTCCTTGCGCCAGCCCCCGGTTTCTCCCTGTCCACTCACTCTCCAGCTGCATCCCTGGCCTCGTTTTAAATCCTGGGGCCAGGCCTCTCACGGTACCTTCCGTTGCAGTGCTTGCTGAATACTGACACCTGAGTACCACAACCGACAGTTGCTCAAAAACTCCCTGTAGGGTGAAGCTCAGAAATCTAGTATCTAAACCAGGCTCCCCAGGGGATTCCAGTGGACAATGACATTTGAGAATCAGAGTCCCTTTTCCCCCTGGCCTGGGAATCACATTATCCTCTGGGGTCCCAAACTGATAGCCCAAGGGCCAAATCTGCCTCAGTTGGGTTTTGTTTAGCTGCACGGGGTTCATTTAGAAGTAGGGAGAAAAAGTCCCAGGGATCTGGCAACCCTCAGGTCTGCGCTGCTTCAGGACAGTCATAACAGTTATGCACCCCAATTCTACACAGCCCTCATGGCTCTGAGGTTGGAATCCTGATCGACAAGCTTCATTTACCTCCATTTGGCTCCTAATGTTTTTGAGTTTGTGACCCTGGTGGGGGCTGCCTACTCTATCTCCATCTCCCTAATCCTGGGGACCTAGGACCCATCCAGGATCACCTGTAGAGCAAGTAGCTTTGGAAGTCATCTGCCTTCTTGAGCAGGTAGCGGAGCTGTTCGGTGATGGGGCTGAACATAGCGTCCAGGGGTAGGCGAGCTGGGGCTGGCCCGCGGTCAGGCGCTGGAGGCTCGGGGGAAGGCATGGAGGCAGGGGCCTCCAGCAGCTGCCCCTGGGCATCCTCTGGCTCCAGCTCAGGTGGGTCCTCAGGCCTGCCAGGCGGCGTCGACCACGAGGGATCTCCGCAGGGCTGAGCCCCAGGTTCCAAGTCGTCCAAGGGCGGCGTTTCTCCAGGGCCCAGGGGGAGCGGCCCCACGAACCACTGCTCGGTAGCCATCAGGGGCCGGGGGCGGGGTCCGCACTCCGTCTCCGCAGCTCACGTTGGCCGCGGGCTCAGTCCCGCCCCAGGAGCCCAGGAAGCCTGGGACGAGTCTGGGCTGGGAGCGCGGCCGCCTCCAACACGGCCCTGCCTCGACCTCTCTGCCGGCGCCGCGCTGGGCGGGGGGAGTTCGCCTCGTTTGAATTTCAACACGCGGGAGGGGCGCGCCTGCACCGCTCCGCGCTGCGCACCCGCGGGGCCCCGCGCACCCGCGCGCTCCCGGCACCTGGCACTGGGGAGGAGGGACCGCCGAGGGCGGAGACCCAGGCCCGCGCTGGGGCGGCAGCATCCTGGGGGTGTGGCCGAGAGTCAGCACCTTTTTCCCTCCCAGCTGGCTTCCTAGGGAGGAGGGGTCTCTAACGCGTGTCCCAACCCGGAGAGAGATGCTCAGGCTCCACCCCTGTGACGCCCAGgcactttttcctttcctttttaactAGTGGAGTTGAGAAACAGCACGTGAACTTAGTAGGGACGTGATGTAGCAGTTACTACTACtaacagtaaaataattttgCCTGGGAGATTTCCCCTATCCCATCACCTCATCTGGTGGCCAATGGCTTCCACTCCTTTTATGGAACATCCTAACCTGGTCCCAGAACAGACCTCTGCCCCCAACACTTGTAGACCGGAGTCTTTGCAGCAGGCACAGGCCGGCAGTATATAATATTAGCTACGAAGCCACGCACATTAATCACATTTAAAGGTTCTAGGTAAAGAGGTCAACAGGTAGCTGGGggaggtggtgcacgcctgtaatcccagtgattgggaTCAAAAATCATAGATTTTTGCCGTTGatttcctgaggctgaggcaggaggattccaagttcaaagccagcctgggcaacttagcaaggccctaagcaacttagtgacaccctgtctcgaatacataaataaataaataaataagcagggccagggatgtagctcagtggtcaagcacccctgggttcaatccccagtacccccaccaaaaCAAGTCAACAGGTGTCAGATGGCCCCAAGTGACCATAAGCATCTTTGCTGAGCTTGATGGTTCACCTATAAAGTGGGTTTTTATAAGCTCTTTGCCTCATGGGGCCGCTGAGGGGGCAAGCAAGGAAATGCTCATAAAACATGGAGTTAACAgtcactcagcaaatatttgagcacctactgtgtacgcTGGGAGGTTCTGGGAATGGggaaatgacagaaaacaaagtaaatattCCCATTCTCCTAGAGCAGTTACTACTACTCCCTTCTCTCTGctgtgctggggaatcaaacccagggagtCCAGCATGCTGGTGAGCACCGTCACTGAGCAATGACTGCAGCAGCTACAGACAGACAGCTCTTTCCCCTCCCCAAACAAGGCTGAAGTGCTCCTAGGAGGCTCCATGACCCTCCCCCACTCCATTCATAAAATGGACtctgcattattttttcttttctttttttaaaattttatttaaaaaaccttCGGTGCAATATTAAAAAGCAATACAGCCAGCTGGAGCAATGATCgacagaggagagggaagaggacagAAGACCCAGGGACCCCACCCCAGATGCTCCCCAGGGGCTGGAGGCCAGGGGCAGCAGGCTGGGGAGCAGGCATGGgtggtgggagaggaaggaaagatcaCCCACCAAAATGAACAGGCAGAACAAAACATTTATATAAGAAACATCTGGCTGAACTGAATCTTGGGGAGATGGGAAGCCcccctatttttttctccaaaaatgtcCTGGGTTGTGGGGAGGGTTGGCCTTTTGGGGTGAATGAGCAGGCCGAGTCCCACCCCATACTCTACTACTGTAGAGTAGGGGATGCGTTGGGGGCAGGTGTGTGTGGGACAAAGGGGAGAGCAGAGAAGGGCGCGCCCTCATGGGAGTCTCTTATGAGGGCTGAGGGTGCCCCCATCCAGCTCATGGACTCTGGGGGTCTTGGGCAAGATGGGGGTTGGAATGGGTGGGGGTAGGGGCAAGGCTGGATGCTCAGCCCAAAAAGCCATCTGGGTCATCATCCTCAAAGTGGCCTTGCTGAAGCACCTTGATATGATGCTCATAGATTTTCAGGGCTGGGCCCAAACGGATAGACAGGCCGGTCAGCACATCTGTACGTTGCATGAGCAACAAAGACTTGCCGTCGATTTCctgagagggacagagggaggatcAGAGCCCATCCCTGCTAGGccctctgtgtgtttgtgtgtgagacCTGGGCTGGGAACTCACCTGTTCTTGGAAAGCTGTGGCCTGCTCCGGGAAGCCCGCCTCGGTGAAGTACTCCACCACATCCATCACCGTCCACTCCACAGGGTCAGCTGGCTTCTCCTTGCGTCCTGGACTGCATCAAAACAGAGGGTACCAGTAAACACTGATGCCCTTGGGCCGTTTTGCACACTTGGGCCCTACCCCCATGTCTCAAGTGCCCCAACTTACGGACAGCCAAAGGGGGTTCCGTCGGCCCCAGGTAGGGCTGGTTTTCCTGGGGGCAAAGGCACAGGGGATGGGGAATCTGGCCCGGTGGCAACAGAGgctaggaaagaaaaattatgtgcCTGTGGCATTGACTTGGGACTGGGGTTTCTTTCCAAAAGGCAAACACCTTCCCAGCAGTTCTTACCTGATCCCCCCTCCTTATTCATGGCCGCCATGGAGAACACCTGGCGGCTGCCGCTGCCAGGTACTGATCCCCGCACTTCATCCTGTCCCTGAAGAGGTCCACAGGGCGTCCACTCTTTGACCCTCTCCTTGGCACTCTGAGGGCCCCGCTCGCCATTGACCTGGTGATGCTGGGCACCCGCAGGACGGTCACTCTCGGGCACTTCTGAGCCCTCAgacacatcatcatcatcatcatcttcttcttcttcatcttcctcttcctcttctttctcaagCACTCGCTCTTCTCCACCTCTCTGGGGCCAGGGAGAGAAGCATAGTGGCTGTTCTAGTCCTAGACCCAGATCCTGGGATCCCAGACCGAGTAGCGTGCCCAATGCCACCTTTCATAACAATACGGACTAACTTTTACGCATTCACTCTGTGCCAGGCTTTGTGTTAATAAAACCCTCACTAGCCAAATCTCACTAAAGTCTCTCAACAACCCCAAGGGGTCGCTACTGTTACCAAGAGGCATTTAcacctgaggaaactgaggctcggcGAGATTAAATCACTTGCCAAGGTCACCACGCGCGGAGCCCGCAGGGAACGCGCGCAAAGCGCGCAAAACCCCGGCCACCCGCCGCCCAGCTCCACCCGGGGCTCGCGCCCCCTCCACCAACTTCGCCCGCACCTGCCCACCGCGCAGCGTCCCGGCTCCTCGGCGCGCTCACCTTGCTCCGCGACGCGCGGGCGCTGGCGGACGGCGGCGCCCGTCCGGGCCTGTCCCCGCGGGGCAACGCAAGTGCTCCGAGGCGAGTGCGCTCCAGGCGGCCCCGCGCTGCCGCCTCCTCCTCTAGCAGCCCCTGCACGCGGCCACGGGTCAGGCGGCCGCCGGCACCGCCGCTGCCCCCGAGGTAGCGCACGACTTCCCGCAGGCTCACGGGCCGCGCCG from Sciurus carolinensis chromosome 17, mSciCar1.2, whole genome shotgun sequence encodes the following:
- the C17H19orf67 gene encoding UPF0575 protein C19orf67 homolog, whose protein sequence is MATEQWFVGPLPLGPGETPPLDDLEPGAQPCGDPSWSTPPGRPEDPPELEPEDAQGQLLEAPASMPSPEPPAPDRGPAPARLPLDAMFSPITEQLRYLLKKADDFQSYLLYSRDRVQKEQLAKAMPTFLKMCEPYFLYLEAAARSVPPIYGALQELVRKGLLEISQQLTLRLEQLVLMYASFGFVDLEETDPLSISCFFCGRFSISPSHEVSIFRYCTPAAYTASRFPRYLYKKMRWNLETTPEPSNRGQDAHVDYYFLCYRDTWEDTGQNPANSCPQIQKLWSIGRWVPLGPAEDDLYSWILCPQPPGDYQQLLTIGFEEPSHMLATDLLVQILMGQAGPARPPSAVGPSAWTAQGP
- the Samd1 gene encoding sterile alpha motif domain-containing protein 1 gives rise to the protein MAGPPALPPPETAAAATTAAAASSSAASPHYQEWILDTIDSLRSRKARPDLERICRMVRRRHGPEPERTRAELEKLIQQRAVLRVSYKGSISYRNAARVQPPRRGATPPAPPRAPRGGPAAAAAAPPPTPAPPPPPAPVAAAAPARAPRAAAAATAPPSPGPAQPGPRAQRAAPLAAPPPAPAAPPAVAPPAGPRRAPPPAVAAREPPLPPPPQPPAPPQQQQPPPPQPQPPPEGGAARAGGPARPVSLREVVRYLGGSGGAGGRLTRGRVQGLLEEEAAARGRLERTRLGALALPRGDRPGRAPPSASARASRSKRGGEERVLEKEEEEEDEEEEDDDDDDVSEGSEVPESDRPAGAQHHQVNGERGPQSAKERVKEWTPCGPLQGQDEVRGSVPGSGSRQVFSMAAMNKEGGSASVATGPDSPSPVPLPPGKPALPGADGTPFGCPPGRKEKPADPVEWTVMDVVEYFTEAGFPEQATAFQEQEIDGKSLLLMQRTDVLTGLSIRLGPALKIYEHHIKVLQQGHFEDDDPDGFLG